In Anomalospiza imberbis isolate Cuckoo-Finch-1a 21T00152 unplaced genomic scaffold, ASM3175350v1 scaffold_52, whole genome shotgun sequence, a single window of DNA contains:
- the LOC137467071 gene encoding uncharacterized protein has product RPQRERPHRERPHRERPHRERPHRERPHRERPHREETPIERERPHRERPHRERPHRERPHRERETPIERDPIETDPIERDPTERDPIERERPHRERPQRERPHRERPHRERDPRERDPHRERPHRERPHTLA; this is encoded by the exons agaccccagaGAGAGAGACCCCATAGAGAGAGACCCCACAGGGAGAGACCCCACAGGGAGAGACCCCATAGAGAGAGACCCCACAGGGAGAGACCCCATAGAGA AGAGACCCccatagagagagagagaccccatagagagagaccccatagagagagaccccatagagagagaccccatagagagagagagacccccatagagagagaccccatagagacAGACCCCATAGAGAGAGACCCCACAGAGAGAGACCccatagagagagagagaccccacagagagagaccccagagagagagaccccacagagagagaccccacagagagagagaccccagaGAGAGAGACCCCCATAGAGAGAGACCCCACAGAGAGAGACCCCACA CTCTGGCCTGA